The genomic segment GCTAGGTTAAAAACCTTAATTTGGAAATAGAGGAACTGTTTAATGGCTTTGTGTGTGAAGTTTTATTCTATGTCAGTCGAAGTTGATTTGTGAAAGAACATATTCCGATGACAGGAAAAGGGTTCTTAAAAAGTTCCCTTTTTGAATCGGAATTTTCGTCTGGAAGTGATCGTGTTTCAATGGTATGTAGGGATTTCTAAGTTTATACTCGAGCTATGTGCTGAGGGTCCTTCTTCAGAAGTGTTCTTGTCATGTTTCTCATGTTAGTAGTTTGCATTTTCAAAAAAGTAAAATCCTTCTTTGGGGATGTCTTCTTGTTTGTTATGCGCCTATTGCAATAATGTTGCGGGGATATTTTCTTCCCGTGTTTTCATGTTTATTGGCAATTGCGATATTAACTTGCAGGGAATTTAGTATTTCTTCTTTCTTAATCTGCTCCTAGGtggttccttttttttttttggttgcttCCAGGTTGATTTTTTGCCTCTCCGTTTTCTTCTTGTCCTTGAGCCCATGCAATAATGAATTTATGTTTGATCCATTTTTTGCTGAAAATATTTCTTGATCGGGTGCTTGCGGAATTGCTATCACGTCATTCTTTTTGTTTACACGCGAATGGCTTCTTGCCACAATTTATACTCTTTTGTCCGATTAATTAAATGTTAAGACCGTTTGGGTCGAACCAGTTACATTTGATTTTGCGATCCAACCACGACAAAATTTCCGCACTCTTCCTTGATGTCAAAGCTGTATTTATTGAGCTTACTATAATTTCAAGTATGCCCAATCTCTGTTCTATAATGGTATTTAGAAAGTAGTTTTCGTGTCTTACTGTTGAATTAAAGAAAAACCATGATTAACGAACAGAGTTTTACACAATTGGCACCTAGTCCAAGAGTTAATCTACTTATGGGATATATCTTGTTTTGCATAAAGGAAAGAGACGATTAACTAACAGAACAGAAAACAATTAGCACCTCGTCTAAAAGAATCTAACTTATTGGATATATCTCCTTTGAGTTTTGACTTGTGAAGAGAACATTTCGCTGTTTTATTCTTTTTATGCTTTGCTGTCCTTCGAATTACAAATTGTCCATCCTTCTTTCTTTTCCTCCTAATACATGTATTACGTTGTTGAAAATTTGTTAAGATAGCGATATGTATCTGCATTGGTGTTATGGCTTCATATTTTTACTGGAATGAAACTCCAAACTAGCTGTTGTACGGAAAAATCAACAAACCATATTAGCTGATATTTAGTCGAATTCTTGCAGTTGAGTGCTGAATTACCTGAACTTTGACTTTGGAAACTGTTTTGCTATGGATTTCAAAGGTGTAGCCTGGGCTGGTGATGTATACCAAAAATTTGAGGCTATGTGTTTGGAGGTAGAAGAGGTTATGTACCAGGTAACTAACTACTCCTGTTTTATCTTTTATGCTGTAAATTGAGTTGCATGTTCTAGATGCTTGTCATTGCTTCTGTTTAGTTCCTAgatattgtttcttttgtttgtttgtttttaaatttcataCATACTTGGTATTGAAAGACGAGTTTATGCTATGGGTTTGGGCTTCAAATATGTATATTCCTTTAATACAAATAAACCTTGATACTTCTTGGCCTTTTAGTTGGTTGCAGGAAAGCAGGAGGTGCCTTTTGAGTCGAGTAAAAGTTCAGTCCGTGTTTGTCTGTATTCAACACGTCTTTTGCTGTGAAGTTTTACCTTCAAATGATATTACGCATCAAGTTTCTAATGTGTAGATTCTGGAGGCATTGTCCTTCCCCTAAATATAAATTGACTGGAAAGAGCATTTTTCTGTGGATGCATTGTTGGTTCTTTAATGTACTTTTGTCCTTGAtctgatatatcttttgattATCCAACTGTATTAATTTTTGTACAAATTCACCTTGGATtgtaaaaattatttcattaaatttatgATGTATACTTTTCCTTGCACCCcttttgatatatttacttcTATCAGAAAAGTAGTTTTCAATACAGAAGCAGAACTACATGCCATCCTGCATAATTTGTCTGCAcgtggctttttttttttttccctcaagTATTTGATCAATATGCAAAGACACACCACACCTAtttcattttgtttgttttgggTGATAAAGCTGCATCTTTTTGATGCACAGCTGCAATTGTGTCTAGGTTTTAGTTACTTTTTTTTCTTCTGCTTCAAATTCTCAATAAATAATGCTATTACGATATTTGATTGgactggatttttttttttttatcattttttacaGGATACTGTCAAATACGTGGAAAATCAGGCACAGAAAGTCGGTGCGAGTGTAAAGAAATTCTACTCTGAAGTAATGCTAGATTTACTGCCATCATCTTGTGTAGATCCCGTGAAAGTTGCTGCTGGAGACTTATCTCTGAACCCTTATGCTCACACTGATCTTAGTAAGAAGCCAAAATCGTTCTTATTGGACAGCCCAAGAGAGCTGAAGAAGATAAAAACTGAAGATGAAGCAATCCCTGATACAATTTTACCTCCTCTCAGTTCTGGAGTTTTGGTTCAAAATACATCCTCTGATTTGTGCTCTTCAAAAAGTAAGAAATTGGGAGTATACCGACGTCCCATTGGAATCAAAAGGATTTCACAGCTTGATCGGCCTTCAAAAGTAGCGAGTCCAGCAGCTTCTTCGTTGGGGCTTGGTAGCAGCGAGAGTGCATCATGTGCTGGTAGTGGAAGTCATATGAAGGCCTCCAGTGACATGAATTTAAAATCATCCTCAGACTCTGTTGAAAGCTGTGATCCTGAACGAGTGAAAGAAAGTTCGCCTGTTTCTGATGCTAAAATCAAGTCCTCTGTTACAGACAAACTTATATCAGCTGGATCCGCAAGGCAGAAGAAAGAGGAGTCTGAGTGTACCTCATCTCTTGGTACTTTATGCTCATTTACATATGATTTCTATATTACATCCTTCTTTTATGTACGGTGTTTTGTTCCTTGGCAGGTACACCCGTGAACGACCCTTTAATTTCTCAGACGGGCTTGAGTAATACAACTAATGCCTGCGACACTGAATCAGTGGGTGAAAAGGTTACGACATCTGATGAAGGTATATGACACTTACATATATCAGAGAGTGGCTATCATCTATTATTCTGGTATTAAGGGGAAAAACGCATGTTAAGTCAccttttcattttcttgtttCAGACACAGCCAAAAAGAATGACTCGTTTTTTGAGTCATCTTCAGATATAAGGAGTAGTACCTGCAATGTTGGGTTTCCTGTCGAGGAAGTTGTGCTGTCTAACAAAGGTACGTGAATCTAATCATTCAGAGATTGGTATTATTATCTGTGTCTTTGAAGTTCTCTACTGGTAGACAAAGCATTTAGAATCGACTGGCTAATTTATAACATAGTGCAAATTCTTGGTAGCGAGTAAAGTTAGGTAGGTAGAATTTCATAGAAAGTAATTCTTTTACCGAGTTCTTTTTACCACACGTTTAGATATCTTTGACATGGAAGTGATCCAGAATGAAGAAGTTGCTGAACCGAGCATTGAAACCTTCGAGGCTTTTGAAGTGTCAAACTTGGAAGAAACATGTATCTTCGTTGAAGGTGGCAATCTCGATTTTGTTTCACTAGGAAACCGAAAACACAAGTCGTACAAGGTTTCTTGCTCTCTGCCTTCACTATTTGTTTCTTTTCAATGAATGCATGTTTGACGATCTTGATCTCTTGCAGAAAAAGATCCGTGATGCTCTTTCATCAAAACTGAGGCTGACTAGGAAAGAACTGCACAAGGATTTTGGTGGAAAAAACAATCCAGAGGAGAGCATTCCTGCTCTTTCTATGGAATCTGACCTGAAACAAAAAATAACGAATCACGATTCTTTGGAGTCTGAGTGGGAGCTTTTGTAGAAACATATAGTATCTGTAAGTTAAATTAAGCTTTCTGTCTATACTATTACTGAAGATGCCTATCATATCAATAACAGCCCGCGTGGTAAGTAAAATGTATCGCGATCGAACATATAATCATGAGACGAGTAAGCTTCTCTCCCTAGTGTTCGAAATCACCAACAAACATAATATGTAAAGGCTGTTTATATTTGATGATTCGCG from the Primulina huaijiensis isolate GDHJ02 unplaced genomic scaffold, ASM1229523v2 scaffold25037, whole genome shotgun sequence genome contains:
- the LOC140967398 gene encoding uncharacterized protein, giving the protein MDFKGVAWAGDVYQKFEAMCLEVEEVMYQDTVKYVENQAQKVGASVKKFYSEVMLDLLPSSCVDPVKVAAGDLSLNPYAHTDLSKKPKSFLLDSPRELKKIKTEDEAIPDTILPPLSSGVLVQNTSSDLCSSKSKKLGVYRRPIGIKRISQLDRPSKVASPAASSLGLGSSESASCAGSGSHMKASSDMNLKSSSDSVESCDPERVKESSPVSDAKIKSSVTDKLISAGSARQKKEESECTSSLGTPVNDPLISQTGLSNTTNACDTESVGEKVTTSDEDTAKKNDSFFESSSDIRSSTCNVGFPVEEVVLSNKDIFDMEVIQNEEVAEPSIETFEAFEVSNLEETCIFVEGGNLDFVSLGNRKHKSYKKKIRDALSSKLRLTRKELHKDFGGKNNPEESIPALSMESDLKQKITNHDSLESEWELL